GTGTTTGGTAGTAATAATTGACCGAATGGATCCAAACGACACATCACTGCTGGGTTCCTGCGCCGCCTTCCATTATGCGTTGCCACAGCTGTGGTGCTCGCGGAGCTCTGGCGAGAAAAGCTCTGGTTCGagggccaccaccaccgtcacaCACTGCACAATTTAGGGATATTTTTGCATGCCACACATGCCGTAAGACCTAACTTGGGATACTCGGTTTTAAGCACTTTCCGTAGCgggatgtttgtttttcgatCGATTTGTCGTAATTCCGTGGGACTGCAGGACAGAACAGTTTCGTTGGTGTTATTTTTTGCCCTTCTGTTCATGGGCAAGGTGTTTAGAGGCATGGTAGCGGTGAAATTTCGAGAGTGTTTTGACGTTGTGACGTTGCGAGCAACATTTGGTGGGAATATGTTGActtgaattaaaacaaaaattgataaTCTTATTATAAACattttgtgcattttgttttcttttcgaaatatttaaaaaatctaaataattTCTTGTTCTAAATCGAGCTGACACAACGGTGTGTACTAAaatgaaacgtcaaaacaccTCGCGTGCAGTGATCTTGGTaatggtgtttgttttgatttcggCTGTGATGAAATTGCAGCgggttgtggttgttgtcgCGAAATAATCGTtttaaaagaacaaaatacGCATGGAAAATAAACTAGATACCTACCGGAAAACAAAACGTCGACAAGCGCTCCTGAACGACGTTAAGGATCGGATTTACAACATGGTATCCTTCCACCAGGTGCAAACGGAGGAGAAAGCGTCCCACGTCATTATAGAAGCGGATGTGAGTGCAGGTGAAATTTCATACGCGTTGCGAAAAACAGCATTTGATGAAGGGCTTCTTTTTAGAATGAGCCACCACCGAAGGAAAGCAACAGTAGGAGGAAAGGCTTGGAGGTGGAAGTTGCGAAAATCAAAGCCAAAGCCTTCCGTTCCATTCCCAGCCAGCCGGAACCAGCAAATTTCGACGAGTCGGACCATTCGGACGGTGCATTAACGAACGTGGCCGATGAGCCGGAAGCTAAATCGCGTTCCTGGCTTACGTATGTAACTTATCTGGTGTACTTCCTCTTTTGGGCTACCCTGTATGCCATCGCGATAGAGCTTCGGTTCGGAGTGGTCTTTCTGATGCTTTCAGCGCTTTTCGGAATCTACTTCAATACGCGCACCAGGAAGGCACCGGGCGAGATCAGTGCGTACAGTGTGTTTAACGAAAACTGCCAGGCTATCGATGGCACCCTAAAGGCTGAACAATTTGAGCGAGAGATTGGCATAAGGCATTGACTGATGCGCTTTGGAAGCAGCCAATCGTCAgatggatttatttatttttgatcgTTATACATGATTAGGACGGGTGAGAGTCACAATTTACAACACACAAAAGACGCAATTTTTTAAAGGGTAATGAATGAATCATTGTGATTGAATATAATGTAACACTATATACATAGTTTGGCAATAGTTTTTTAATAACACATTGTCGTTGAGGttttgaaagaaaacgaaGTTATTGTAAAGTAGGTTCaagaatgtgtttgtgtagagAAGGTGCGATATGTTCTTATTAtcctttttaatttatttcagaAAGGACAGCcagcattgcatccatttttatAGGATAAAAATGTTAATTATTTCAGTGCCTAAAATCATACAAACATGCAATGATCGAGGAAATTCATAGATGCGAGAGACTGAGAAACACTGAAATGTTTATAATTAATCCGTTCTATCACAAGTACAGTGGAACCCCTCATAACGAGTACTCCTTACAACGAGTTTTCCGCATAACGAGCAAATTAAAGTGTTTTTCGCATAACGAGCAGTGTGTGAGTATGGAGGAAAAGTGTAAGAAAAGTGACACATTTACGTCCACTACCATTCCAAAACTCACGAAGTCTtacaaaaatcgaaattaGTTGGATCGGGCCGTGGGCGCGTCCACTCCATGTATAGATAACTCTTTCAGAACTGAAAGCGGAACTGGGAGCTTTTCTGCGGTTATCAAGAGGTAGAGTAAGTGAGACAGTGTGTTCAGTTTAATTGCTCCATTTCCTTCCTTCTTAGTTGACAATATTGGAGGCTCTCTCATTGGAACGGATTTAACTCATTATGAGGTGTTactgtatttttattttacactgtATTTTACGTCAGTATTAGTTTTTATTCCAGTGGTTCATACAGATCGTATTGATCATGCCAcatttaaatgtaaatttattCGCATTCCTGTTCTCTTGGTATCCtccaaatattttaaagacCGATGAATGCAAGGGATACTTTTAAACCTTAACATTCGGAGGTATAAGAAAAACAGACCTACCTAATTACTGTCGACCTAATTACTGATTGATTGACTTGCATCCCATTGAGaaacttacttatccggcgctacaaccgttttgcggtcttggcctgacACAGGAGACCGCTTTGCAGTCTTGGCCTTAATGGTGGACGCTTCCAGACCATCTtaccacctcaatttgggcctaccacgcctcctctgtgcTTGTGGACgacctaaaaagactttacgggctagGTCGACCATTTCATTGCGTACAAAATGGCCAGTCCTCctgagcctggcgagcttgatacgaaGTACGACAGTGAGaacgccgtacatctcgtatagctcgtatttataacggctcctccattgtccttccacacatacgggacCAAAAATGAACTAACATAGAACATGAAAATGTGCACAATGGGTCAGaatctaacaaaaaaaaaaaagatcattaaATTCAGTCGGCGAAATCCTCGGCTCAATAGTGTTGCTGACGGCGTTAAATTACGGCACATGAGTAGGAACGGGTCAGAGGAGCCAAATTGCGTTCTATGATCATCGAGGGTCAACATTGCCCGAGTCCGGAGTGGCCTGGCACGAACGTACTTTATAGTCCCAGattgtagaatgaccggtggGCAGCCAACATCCTTGCGCGAGTTAAAGTTTCGGACGTGGAATAACGATGTTAACTATTCAAATGCCAATTGctgaatgaaataatttattgtttcatcGACAAGTATTGGTTAGATGAGGAAAAGGGAAGGTGTGGGGGGAA
This is a stretch of genomic DNA from Anopheles merus strain MAF chromosome 2R, AmerM5.1, whole genome shotgun sequence. It encodes these proteins:
- the LOC121588272 gene encoding SAYSvFN domain-containing protein 1, translated to MENKLDTYRKTKRRQALLNDVKDRIYNMVSFHQVQTEEKASHVIIEADNEPPPKESNSRRKGLEVEVAKIKAKAFRSIPSQPEPANFDESDHSDGALTNVADEPEAKSRSWLTYVTYLVYFLFWATLYAIAIELRFGVVFLMLSALFGIYFNTRTRKAPGEISAYSVFNENCQAIDGTLKAEQFEREIGIRH